DNA sequence from the Candidatus Eisenbacteria bacterium genome:
ATCATCGCAGGGCAGACTCCTAACGAACATCGCAATTAGTCTTGCTCAGTTCGAGCGGGAGCAAACCTCGGAGCGAAACAGAGACACGAGCCTAGCCAGGGCGGAACGTGGCCTATGGAACGGTGGCTACCTGCTTGGCTACGACCTCGACCCTGACAAGAAGGTCTATCTCATCCCTAACCCCGATGAGAGAGTGGCAGTCAACTTTGCTTTCGATAAATGCCTGGAACTGGGTTCTGCGGTCGGGGCCATGAAGGCATTGAACAGCCAGGGCTTCAGGACAAAGGAATACACGTCGCGCAGGGGAAAGCGCCACTCGGCCAAGAAGTTCAGCTACATGTCCACGTTCCAGCTGCTCACGAACCGGGCCTACATCGGCAAGAAGGAAATCAACAAGAAGAAACGAGTGCTCGACCAGGAGAAGCTCCCCGAGAGTCAGCAATATCGGACCGTGGATGCTCGCTGGGAGGGCATCGTTGATGGGGAGAAGTTCTGGAAGGTCCAGGAACTGCTCAAGAAGAACAGCAAATCGAGGCACAACAGCGCGAAGGCCGTTAAGCACAACTACATTGTGAACGGGGTGCTCTTTTGTGCTAAGTGCGGGAGCGAGATGCAGGGCCGACCGGGGAATGGCGCCAGAGGCGTCAAGTATTACTACTATGTTTGCAAGAGCAAGGAGTGCAGGTTCGCGATGCCAGCCGGCGAGGTTGAGCAGGTGGTTCTAGAGAGAATCAAAGAGCTCTCCGGCCGCAGCGACATCCTAGAGGGCATTGTGAAACGCACCAACGAGAGGATGAAGACAGAACTACCTCAGCTCCGGGAGCGGAAAGATACGCTTGAGAGGGAGCTAGTCAATATCAAGGCTACCGCAACTGGCATCATCAGAGATCGTGAGAAGATTGGAGGTGAGAAGGGCGAGGTTTTCGTACGGGAGACACTTGAAGAGTTAGGCGATAGACGAAAGGGGGTTGAGACAGGGATTCAAGAAGTGGAGCAGGCTATCGGGGAGATAGAGCGGGAGTCAGTGAGTCATCGGGACGTGATGCACGCCCTAAGCGAGTTCGGCGAAGTCTTTGGGCAGATACCGCCGTATCAGCAGAAAGACCTCGTGAAACTCGTGGTGAACCGTGTGGAATTGGCGTCGGACTCGATGAAGATGGCCCTGTACGGCCGTGTGGCCGCCGTAGGGCCGGTCAGTGGGGGAGTACGCACTGGGATACAAGAGTGGCTCCGCGGGTAGTACTTGAACCTACAATGTCTCTCAGCACGCGCCCTTGCCCCAACACGCGCTTTCCCTTGCCAGATACAATTTGTGCGTCTCACTCCGGCGTATCGCCTCGGCCCAGGCGGCGCCTCCCGGTTGTCGGCATCTAGGTCCACGTTATCGCGTCGGCTCTGCAAGCGCTTTCCCTTGCCTGCCCCAATGATTTCCCGCCGAGTGGCGCACCCCTTTAGCCCAACAAGCACTTTTCCTCTCTCCTTGACTTCAATTGTCTAT
Encoded proteins:
- a CDS encoding recombinase family protein; the encoded protein is MKKCGLVIRVSTQEQAMNKEGSLTNQPQMLRDHLQHMTRIGGEPWVEVKLYILRGISGKDSLRSKEFAPILEDIKTGTINTLCCTALDRVSRSVKDFLNFFEFLNKHNVEFVCLKQSYDTTSSQGRLLTNIAISLAQFEREQTSERNRDTSLARAERGLWNGGYLLGYDLDPDKKVYLIPNPDERVAVNFAFDKCLELGSAVGAMKALNSQGFRTKEYTSRRGKRHSAKKFSYMSTFQLLTNRAYIGKKEINKKKRVLDQEKLPESQQYRTVDARWEGIVDGEKFWKVQELLKKNSKSRHNSAKAVKHNYIVNGVLFCAKCGSEMQGRPGNGARGVKYYYYVCKSKECRFAMPAGEVEQVVLERIKELSGRSDILEGIVKRTNERMKTELPQLRERKDTLERELVNIKATATGIIRDREKIGGEKGEVFVRETLEELGDRRKGVETGIQEVEQAIGEIERESVSHRDVMHALSEFGEVFGQIPPYQQKDLVKLVVNRVELASDSMKMALYGRVAAVGPVSGGVRTGIQEWLRG